From a region of the Deinococcus terrestris genome:
- a CDS encoding S41 family peptidase, with product MNRKRMMLVAGSLAATAAVGYAQLGGYTQADLTRTDTGRAFLQVLGELQRSYLYPIDQEKVLRGAINGALGSLDDEFTYYSEPADTAIDAQNLQGEFGGIGVTLTAANPDGTGGKIENVYKGQAAADNGVQIGDVFVKIGDTDVMTAKLNEIVRLVRGPVNSTVNVTFARNGKPYTVKMERRKVTIVDVEQTILPGNIGYIALNTFYNEKVSDQFRAAIASMKAKGVQKLILDMRNNGGGLLNAGVDVADQFLGSGNIVSLKDRSGRAQVYGRAANRPTDYTGKLVVLVNKNSASASEVVAGALQDMKRATVIGEQTFGKGVAQIPVDTVDGGKVAIVNSAWLTPSGREIHKKGITPDIAVKDTLNATPFNFSGSGLAPDAKVTLTVEGKPVTVTADKDGKFTYTAEVKRPVRSAVQGEATVDLAGDAILRRAVETLR from the coding sequence GTGAACCGGAAACGCATGATGCTGGTGGCGGGGTCCCTCGCCGCGACCGCTGCCGTCGGCTACGCGCAGCTCGGCGGCTATACCCAGGCCGACCTCACCCGCACGGACACGGGCCGGGCCTTCTTGCAGGTGCTGGGTGAACTCCAGCGCTCGTACCTGTACCCCATCGACCAGGAAAAGGTGCTGCGCGGCGCGATTAACGGGGCGCTCGGCAGCCTGGACGACGAATTTACTTACTACTCCGAGCCCGCCGACACCGCCATCGACGCCCAGAACCTCCAGGGCGAGTTCGGCGGCATCGGCGTGACGCTGACCGCCGCCAACCCCGACGGCACCGGCGGCAAGATCGAGAACGTGTACAAGGGTCAGGCCGCTGCCGACAACGGCGTGCAGATCGGGGACGTGTTCGTCAAAATTGGGGACACCGACGTGATGACCGCCAAGCTCAATGAGATCGTGCGGTTGGTGCGTGGCCCCGTGAACAGCACGGTCAATGTGACCTTTGCCCGCAACGGCAAGCCCTACACGGTCAAGATGGAACGCCGTAAGGTGACCATCGTGGACGTGGAGCAGACCATCCTGCCCGGCAACATCGGCTATATCGCCCTGAACACCTTCTACAACGAGAAGGTCAGCGACCAGTTCCGCGCGGCCATCGCCTCCATGAAGGCCAAAGGCGTGCAGAAGCTGATTCTGGATATGCGCAACAACGGCGGCGGCCTGCTCAACGCGGGCGTGGACGTGGCCGACCAGTTCCTGGGGTCGGGCAACATCGTGAGCCTCAAGGACCGCTCGGGCCGCGCCCAGGTGTATGGCCGCGCCGCCAACCGCCCGACCGATTACACCGGCAAGCTCGTCGTGCTGGTCAACAAGAACAGCGCCAGCGCGAGCGAGGTCGTGGCGGGCGCCCTGCAAGACATGAAGCGGGCGACCGTGATCGGGGAGCAGACCTTCGGCAAGGGGGTGGCGCAGATCCCGGTGGACACGGTGGACGGTGGCAAGGTCGCCATCGTGAACAGCGCGTGGCTGACCCCCTCGGGCCGCGAGATTCACAAAAAGGGCATCACGCCCGACATCGCCGTCAAGGACACCCTGAACGCCACCCCCTTCAACTTCAGCGGCAGCGGCCTGGCCCCGGACGCCAAGGTCACCCTGACCGTGGAGGGCAAGCCCGTGACCGTCACCGCCGACAAGGACGGCAAGTTCACCTACACCGCCGAGGTCAAGCGTCCGGTGCGCTCTGCCGTGCAGGGCGAGGCGA
- the ftsE gene encoding cell division ATP-binding protein FtsE, with protein MIVFRNVSLAYPASGALALDDLNVRVHKGEFVYLVGHSGAGKSSFMNLVIKRALPSRGEVQVAGEPLSRYRGRRTALLRRRIGTVFQDNLLLEHLSAYDNVAFTLRVTGVPAREWPARVGTALRTVGLEGRADAHPVQLSQGEQQRVAIARAIVADPPLLLADEPTGNLDPDHAREVLRVLQHVNLRGTTVVLATHARDLVETFRHRTLTLRQGRLVRDDPAGGYAL; from the coding sequence GTGATCGTCTTCCGCAACGTGAGCCTCGCCTACCCGGCGAGCGGGGCGCTGGCCCTCGACGACCTGAATGTCCGCGTCCACAAGGGCGAGTTCGTGTACCTCGTGGGGCACTCGGGCGCGGGCAAGAGCAGCTTCATGAATCTGGTGATCAAGCGGGCGCTGCCCAGCCGGGGCGAGGTGCAGGTCGCCGGGGAGCCGCTCTCGCGCTACCGGGGCCGCCGCACCGCGCTGCTGCGCCGCCGCATCGGGACCGTCTTTCAGGACAACCTGCTGCTCGAGCACCTCAGCGCCTACGACAACGTGGCCTTTACCCTACGCGTGACCGGCGTTCCGGCCCGCGAGTGGCCCGCCCGCGTGGGCACGGCGCTGCGGACGGTGGGGCTGGAGGGCCGCGCCGACGCTCACCCGGTGCAGCTCTCGCAGGGCGAGCAGCAGCGGGTCGCCATCGCCCGCGCCATCGTCGCCGACCCGCCGCTGCTGCTCGCCGACGAACCGACCGGCAACCTCGACCCCGACCACGCCCGCGAGGTGCTGCGGGTGCTGCAACACGTCAACCTGCGCGGCACCACGGTGGTTCTCGCCACCCACGCCCGCGACCTGGTGGAGACCTTCCGTCACCGCACGCTGACCCTGCGCCAGGGGCGGCTGGTGCGGGACGATCCGGCGGGGGGGTACGCGCTGTGA